AGCCAATGAGGAAGTGGAAGATGATCAACTGGTAAGGGCCACCGTAGTACAACCACTCATCTAGAGAAGCAGCTTCCCAGATGGGATAGAAGTGCAGACCGATAGCGTTAGAGGAAGGAATTACTGCACCGGAGATGATGTTGTTGCCCAGCAGCAACGAACCAGCAACGGGCTCACGAATACCGTCAATATCAACGGGAGGAGCAGCGATGAATGCGATGACAAAGCAAGCAGTAGCAGCCAGCAATGTAGGAATCATCAGAACACCAAACCAACCTACATAAATGCGGTTGTCGGTGCTGGTGATCCAATTACAAAACTGATCCCACATGCCAGCCCGGTCACGGGATTGCAAAGTAGAAGTCATAGTGATGAATGAAGATATAAACACGAGCCGCCCTTGTGAAGGCAAGCAACTATGAGAAACCCCAAGTCGCTAAATAAGTAAAGGAAGACTCGTTTATAAGATTAGTAAATATGCTTAGCGGATTGTAGGGGTAGGATACGAAACTTCCGACATTGATACATTTCTATGTATAAGCTGAGTGAGCACTCAATTTTCTTAACCAGGTGGCCAGCTTAGTGAACGGCCTCCCAATAGGTGCATATGGAGATGAAAGACGGTTTGTCCGCCATCTTGGTCGGTATTAATCACGACTCGGTAGCCATTCTCCAGCCCTTCTTTTTGAGCAATTGAGTTTACAGTCAGTAACATATGTCCGAGCAGTTCCTTATCTTCCTCAGCAACGGAGCTGAGTTTAGGAATTGCTTTTTTAGGTATGACCAGGATGTGGGTGGGTGCCTGGGCATTGATGTCTCGAAATGCTAGGCACAGCTCATCTTCATGCACGATGTCTGCAGGAATTTCTTTGCGGATAATTTTGCCAAAAATCGTATCTTCACTCATGGCGCGTCGACGGGCACAACGCTTCGCATTGTAAAGGCTGGTGAGGTATGAAAAAGGCTAAAATTTTCGGTCTTTGGGCGGTGCATAGCAGGCAGTAGGCAATGCTGATTGCCCATGGTCTGCCTCAAGCCAAACTTTATAGTTTCAGCTTTAGGTTTACTTGCCCGCTGGTGGTTGTGGAAACTGTACCTGGCTGTAAAGCCAATTAGCGATTAACTTGGGGCAGTTTTTTTTAGACCAGCGCACGGCAAAGTAATGAAAGGCGGGTTTAGTTAGCCGGGCAATCCATTTCATTAGCCGATTGAGACGGCGCGGTTTGACGCGATAGTTGATCAGGTTATTGGAACCAATATCGTAGAGGCGATCTAGAACGAGCTGGAGCGTCGCTTCTTCCCGTTTAAACATGTTTTCTAATAGCAGTTCCACATCTTGCATATGCTCGTCTGCAAGCTGCTTTTCACGAATAGTGATGGCGACGTCTGAGGGTTTGGAAGTCGTCAACATAGTTTTTAAGCCTGATTCTTAAAGTAATACTGATACTGCTGATCACGGGTATCAACTCAAGGCGAGAAGTAATGCTGGGGAAAGGAGATAGAATATATTGGGGGCAATGCTTCTAGCTCCTATATTCTAGATTCCTACCTCACCGAAATTTCCCGGTTTAAATTGGTCCCCATATAAATAAAGCTGCGAAACACTCGCAAATATGAAATACCACACTTCATAGTCTGGGATTGTGATCTTCATCCTAGCGGCTACTTGGGTTGAGACGGTTATGCCTCAAACGATGTGTGCCTATTGCCATTGGCATTTTAGCGGCGACTGATATCGTTAGCCGCGAAAGCTCAGATGATTTTTGCTCCTTATGGAGTTCGCAGCGGCAGCGCCTCCGCTGGGTATTAAGGGCCTGATCGTTCCAGAGGACAATGCTCAGGAAGTGGCAGTTGTAACTGGCCTTTCGGTATATGGATTTAAGGCAATCACCGATGTGGTGGACTTTCTGAACAACCCTGGTGATGTGACACCGCTGACGGTTGACGGGCGTTAGGCATTGGTGCAAGCCAGTCCTATGCGGTGGATTTATGGGATGTCAAAGGTCAGGCTCAGGGACGACGGGCACTAGAAATTGCAGCTGCCGGCGGGCAAAATCTCATTTTTGTAGGGCCGCCAGGCAGCGGTAAAATCATGCCGGCTCGCAAGCTATCGACGGATAAAGGCTATGCAATGCTCTGCTCAGATCAACTGACCGGGTAGTGGTGGCTCAATAGTAAGTTTCTTTGATGCTGACTATGATTCATGGGGTCACTAAAATAGCAGCCCAATAGCCATATGAGCTATCCCCACCTGGCGATTTCGCAGGTAAAACCTCTTGCCTTTAAGGTGTTAGAGCCTCTTAAGAGAATCATGCCGCCAATAACTACAGTTAGCAGAACCTTAGTCAAACACAGAATCGGAAGACTCATAGCCTATGTGACTGAGAGTGTTAATGGATTTTTCATTGTCTCTGTAATTAATTTAATCCTGACCGTTTACAAACGGTATCGAAAGGTGTACCATGAGCCTCTAATTTTTCTGGGTGTAGCTTGTATAATCGATTACTCGTAATTCTCTTGCAAGCTTGCATTTATCAATTTCCTATGGAATGTGGTTGTGTATCTCAGGGCACATTTTTCTTATGAAGATTTTATGCTCATCTGTTAACTAATCTCTACACCAAGTGAACCCGCTAGTATTAGGAGGACGCCATGTGTTGTTTTGGTGGTGACAGTGGTAGGTAGCAATTTATACCTTATTCAAACACTCCCCCTTTATAAGAAAGGGGGAGTTACTATTTTTTGACTTAGATACTCTATGCGAATAATTGCCTCTGGTGCTTTTTAGGCGTTGAGTCCACAAAGTGATCAAGTGATTGTACTGTTCAGTTGTTTAAGATTTATACCTTTATCTGATACAAACCCAGTAGAACTATTAAAGAAATATCGCATACTTTTGGCTACTGAATTTACGAAGAACCATACACGCCCTTGAGCAAACCTGAGTACAGGTTAAGCTTGATCCTTACTTAATCTCATCGTGGATTGAAAAGCTGCTTCTTTTGTTCGGAAATCTCAAAAAAAAATCTCTTAACCTATACCGATTTTCACTTAACAAACCAGCTCAGATTTTCTGAAGGAGCAGATAAACCTGAACTGATGGGTATATCGGGATCATGATAGTTTTCTTTTGTTGATACCTATTAGGGACGATCCTATTCTGAATTAACAAATAGACAGACAATGCCAAATAGTCAGAGGGAACACCATGGCGGTAAACCTTTAAGAGCAAGTGTTTAAATGGTTCTCTGAATAATTATTAGATGAGGCATTTATGCATACTGACTATTGCAGAAGCTTTGCGACTAGAATAACGCTAACAGCGGCGGATTAGAGCATAACTATTCAGTTTTGAAGTACTCTCGATATCATTTACCACTATCACCTCCGTCAAAGTATCTTACGTGTTTATAGCAAACGTAAAGTAGCACACTTCTAGCCTCCAACGGTCTTTTCTTGGAACTCCTATACACCAAGCACCATCTTCTGGTGCCTCAGTATAATTACCAAGTGATTGAATCTCACTCAATGAGGCGTATCAATGTTACCAAGTTAGTTGAAGCTACAATTTTTGTGACTGATATCACACTGGGAATTTATGGGTAGCATTGTGCGCATGATGCAAATGTCAATACTCCTTTAAGGCAAGACAGGTTACTTAAAAAGTGCCTCTTTTTATGCTAAAGCTAAAGCATCTGTGTTCCTGAAAATTGATTATTTACTCATGAAATATGCAACGAAGTCGCTTCCAAAAGCGTCATATCTTGTCATATTACAAGTGGCATTTATTGCGGTTTTTATAAGTGTTGCTTCTGCTGTTATATGTGCAGGAATTTTAATCTACTACTCACAAGTTGAGCTAGAGCTAAAAGAGGTCTTGCAACCTTCTGTAGGAATATTTGCTATCGCTGCATGTGTTCTTAGCATTTCCTATGTTGGTTATGAACTAGCATCTATTAGTGATGCACTAACATTTATCGGTAGTGCACTAGCAGCTGGTACTTTGGAGAAAACAATCGTTGCTAGTACTTTGGAGGAAAAGAATAATAGAGCGCTCTCTTATATCTCGAGATGGAGTGCTGGTAATCTTCCGAAGAGTCGACCAACTCAGATTTTAACCGCTGCCTTTAACAGATTGGAAGGAAAAGAGGAGTATGTCAAAAAAGAGTTGGAAGATGATGAGACTCGGTGGGCTGTTGTTGAAGTTTTAAGCTTTCTTGAAGAGATGGCATTAGTTGTGAATCGGGGTTTTGTAGATGAGGGAATTATCCGTGGTTATTATGAAGGCATTGTTGAGGATTATTTAACGGTTTTCTTGTCATGGATTGAAAGAAGACGTGTTGATCATAGAAATCCAAATTTATATTTAGAACTAACCAATCTCTATAGAGGTTGGTCGAATGGTTTAAAGAAATAGACTAAAAAAATAGTTTCCCTTTTTACTATCGCAAATGAAACTATTACAACAACAGATAATCATTTTCTTTCGACTTGCTTTGTATTTTTCAACCTTCAGATTAACTCGTGTTGAGCCCAGGATTGATATTTATTTCCTATCGTCGCAGTGATAGTATTGCTG
This genomic window from Verrucomicrobiota bacterium contains:
- a CDS encoding DUF4760 domain-containing protein; its protein translation is MKYATKSLPKASYLVILQVAFIAVFISVASAVICAGILIYYSQVELELKEVLQPSVGIFAIAACVLSISYVGYELASISDALTFIGSALAAGTLEKTIVASTLEEKNNRALSYISRWSAGNLPKSRPTQILTAAFNRLEGKEEYVKKELEDDETRWAVVEVLSFLEEMALVVNRGFVDEGIIRGYYEGIVEDYLTVFLSWIERRRVDHRNPNLYLELTNLYRGWSNGLKK
- a CDS encoding histidine triad nucleotide-binding protein; protein product: MSEDTIFGKIIRKEIPADIVHEDELCLAFRDINAQAPTHILVIPKKAIPKLSSVAEEDKELLGHMLLTVNSIAQKEGLENGYRVVINTDQDGGQTVFHLHMHLLGGRSLSWPPG
- a CDS encoding photosystem II q(b) protein, translating into MTSTLQSRDRAGMWDQFCNWITSTDNRIYVGWFGVLMIPTLLAATACFVIAFIAAPPVDIDGIREPVAGSLLLGNNIISGAVIPSSNAIGLHFYPIWEAASLDEWLYYGGPYQLIIFHFLIG
- a CDS encoding ATP-binding protein — translated: MDLWDVKGQAQGRRALEIAAAGGQNLIFVGPPGSGKIMPARKLSTDKGYAMLCSDQLTG